ACGGTTTCCGCCTGTCTGGAGGCTTACGGCCTGACCCACGACGTCTATTGGCAGCAGGCCGCGCGACTTTGCTTCGAGTGGTTTCTCGGCCGCAACGACCTTGGGCAGCCGCTCTACGACTCCAGCACCGGCGGCTGCCGCGACGCGCTCCATCAGGATCGCCTGAGCCAAAACCAAGGCGCCGAATCCAGCCTCGCCTTCTATCTTTCCCTTGCCGAAATGCGCCATGCCGAGACCGTCGCGCCCATTCAGCAGATAGCACTCTAACTCGTATGAAAATCCATCCCACCGGAGTCGAATTTCGCCCCGACAGCAGACGCGTCGTCGTCCGTTCCTTCATCTCCAGCGACCCGGTCAAAGTCGAAAACATCATCCGCCGCGCCCTGTCTCTCACCGAGGCCGAGATCGAGGCGCAACTCGCCCTCGTCCGCGCCGACTTTGGCGACCGCCACATCGATCTCGACAAAAGCTGGCTGCGCCACTTCGAAAAAGTTCGTCCGCTCGTTCCCGCCGAAGTCTGGCTTTCCGGCGACCGCCAGCTCTTCATCGGCGCGCTCTGCTCCGGCGAATACGCCCTCGAATCCGCCGCGCTTTTCAATCCCTCCATCGTCCCGCATCCGGATCAAACTCGACTGGAAACGGGCGACCTCCGCTTTATTCTCAGCCTTCGCGCCACGGGAGAGGGCCACATTTCCTCCATCGAGTTTCGCACCGGTGTCATCCATGCCGATCACTCGGTGACGATGGAAAAAACCACCCCGTTCGTCACGCTGCCGGAGTTGGATACGAATCCGATCTTTCACAAGGCCACCTTCCTCCACAAACTCACCGAACTCGGCCTCGAAAATGACTGGGCCGCCGCCGTCATGGGTCCCTTGGAGGACGCCTTTACCCTCCAGGAACTCGAGCGCCAGCAATCGCTCGCCAGTGAAACACAACCCGACTCCCGCGATGTCGCCCGCACCATGGAGATCATGCACTGGCTCGCGGAATCGAATTACTCGATCCATTTCAACCCGACGACCACCGTCTCGGAGCGCATCATTTTTCCCGTGTCCTCCAATGAGAGCAACGGCATCGAGGACGCCCGGTTTGTGCGCTTCGTGGACGACAAAGATGGCAGCGTGACCTATTTCGCCACCTACACCGCCTACAACGGTCGCGCCATTCTCCCGCAACTCATCGAGACGACGGATTTTCTGCACTTCCGCATTCGCACCTTGAATGGACGCGCTGCGCAGAACAAAGGCATGGCGCTTTTCCCCCGGCGCATCGGCGGACGCTACGCCATGCTCTCGCGCCAGGACGACGAAAACCTCTTCCTCATGCTCTCCGACAACCGCCATTTCTGGAGCGACCCCCAGCTTATCCAGTGCCCGACCCAGCCTTGGGAAATGGTAAAGATCGGCAACTGCGGCTCGCCCATCGAGACCGAGGAAGGCTGGATCGTCATCACCCACGGCGTCGGTCCGATGCGCAAATACTGCATCGGCGCGATCCTCCTCGATCTCGACGACCCCACGAAAGTCATTGGACGCCTCGCCCAGCCGCTGCTCAAACCGGAGGGCATCGAGCGCGAGGGCTACGTGCCCAACGTCGTTTACACCTGCGGCGCACTGGCCCACGGCGGACGCATCATTCTCCCCTACGGCTTCAGCGACAGCGGCGCGACGATTGTTAGTTTCCAGATCTGTGAATTGCTCGACCAGATGCTCCCGGCGGTTTAGCAACCCGACCCATCGGACAGGGACTTGCCTGACACATCCCGCCCGGCCAAACGGTGGGCACGGGCGTTATTCGGGAATCATGCACTCACCCACTGCCGATGTCTCAACAGTGAACGTCATCCACGAAGCCCGCTACCTGCGGGAAAAACTCGCCGCCAAACTCGTCCTCCTCCGCAAATGCCGCGATAACCTCGTGGAAACGACCGCCGCCACCTGCGAACTCGCCCAACTAGCCCGCCGAGTCACCGCTGCCCGCCCCGAGGTCGTGGCTCTGCGGCACGCGGCTGCATTGACCGTTGGGAACTAACAGAAAAGGCGGGCAGCCTTTGCAGACTGCCCGCCTTTCTGATTTGAATGAAACTCGACTCTGTCGCTTACGGCATGAGCACGGTGTCGATGACGTGGATGACTCCGTTGGATTGGATCACGTCGGCGATGGTCACTTTCGATTTGCCGCCTTTGGCGTCGGTCAGGATGACGTCTTTGTCATCGAGGCTGGCGGTGAGTTTTTCGCCATTGACGGTCTTGAGTGTGGCTTTGCCGTCTTCCTTTTTAATGAGGGCGACCAGCTCGGAGGCGGTGACTTTACCCGCGACGACGTGGTAGGTGAGAATGCCGGTGAGGGTCTTTTTGTTCTCGGGTTTTACGAGGGTATCGACCGTGCCGGCGGGCAGTTTGTCGAAGGCTTCATTGGTGGGCGCAAAGACGGTGAACGGCCCCTTGCTGGAGAGCGTGTCCACGAGTCCGGCGGCCTTCACCGCGGCGACGAGGGTGGTGTGGTCCTTGGAGTTGACGGCGTTTTCGACGATGTTTTTGGTTTCCAGCATCGGTGCGCCGCCGACCATGGGGTTTTCGGCAAACAACGTGGTGGTAACGAGGGCGGTGAGCGCCAGAGTGGCGAGGGTTTTCTTGATCATAATGGGTGTTTTCTAATGTGAGTCGCTCCCTCTCCGCGCCTGCTCAACGTTGAGCGGGTGGTATTTATTCGCGTGCGGGAACCACTAGCCCTTATCCGCCACTGGCCATCGGTTGGATGCGCGAGGCTTTCCGAAAAAAAGGAGCCCGCTTTTGTCTTTGTTTTTTTGGCTTGCCGCAGATCGGCGCGACTTCTACTTTCAACCCGTTCGCCGGAAAATGTCTTCGCTCGCAGGCGGCTGGCGAAGTTTTATTCACTCATCTCACATGTTAGAAAACAAACTCTCCATCACCATCACCGACGCGCAGATTGCCGCCGCCCGCAAGGGTCTTGCCGACCTCAAAGCCGCCCTGCCTTTCCTCCTCAGCCTCAGTGCCGCCGAGCGCAAAAGCCTTCCGCAGATCAGCAGTGGCAGCGAATATTTTGTGACCGACGGACTCAACGCCGCCGCCAGCAACCCCGAGTTTATGCCTCCTTATGTGGACCTCGCGGAACTCAATAAAGACGGCACCGCGTATGCGCAACTCGCCCCTCTCGCCGTCGAAGCCCGTCAAATCCTCGGTCTGCTCAACGACACCACCACCGCCCTCGGCAGCGAGGCTTATGTGGCCGTTCTTGCCTACTATGGCTCGGTGAAAAACGCCTCCAAACATGGCGTTGCTGGAGCCAAGCCGATCTACGACAAACTCAAGAAACGCTTCGAAAACAACGGCCCTGCCACGCCACCGGCCACTCCCTAAAGCCCACTGCTCCGGCTTCTATTTTGGAACGCGGCGATTCCACCGGATCGCCGCGTTTTTGCGTCCACCGCGTTCGGCCTGTCTCCGCTCGCGATCCTTCCGCCATCGCTCGCAGTCAGTTTTTCACCGCTTCTGGTCCCACTTTTTTCGCTCCGGTTCGCTCGGCCAGCGCTTCAGAGCCGACTTCCATCGCACTGGAGCCCTCGTTGACCGCTCCAGAGCGACACCGCACCGCTCACCTGCCTCCGGCGACCGCTTTCGGTCCTGTTTCGTCCGCTTGAGAGCGGTTCCGAAGTGGGGTAGGGCGGCTCGGAAGGAGGGATATTCCCCTCGTAAACGTTCTTTTATGAGATTCAGTCGCATTTATTGCTTGCTTCTTGAGATTCCGTCTCAATAGTGTGACCTCATGAAAAAACTCACCTTGTTTCTTACCTCACTCGCCGTCGGTCTGGGCGGCTTCACCACTCCCTCTCTCCACGCCGACGAACATCTCTTCGGCTGGGTGCGCGGAGCCGAAACCCTGCCCGCTGGCCACTTCGATGCGTATCAATTCGTCACTCTCCGCACCGGCAAAGTCTCCGGGCAATACCACGCCTGGGATTACGATACCGAAGTGGAATATGGCATCACCGATCAGTTTCAGGTCGGAGTGTCGGTCACGAACCACTACTTCAACCTCAAGAACGTCGAGGAGCTGGATAATGGAAAAAATCTCCTCTTTGGCGGCGTCGAAGCCAGCGCGAAGTATCGTTTGCTCAGCCCCTTCAAAGACGGCATCGGCCTGGCCTTGCGCATGGAGGGCGGCTATCTCGTGAAGGACGACGTCGGCGGCCTCGATCAAAAGGAATGGTTCATCAACCCTCAGATCATCCTCCATAAGAACTACCTCGACGACACGCTCATCTTCCATTTCAACACCGGAGTGCAATTCGCCTGGGGCAAAAAACCCGCCGAGGAATACGATCACGAACTCGCGCTGGAAGCAGGCGTCGGAGCGTCGTATCGGTTTGCCCCGAACTGGTTTGCCGGAGTGGAAACGCATTTCCGCTCGGAGTATCCGAAGTTCGACATGGGGAATTTTGAGCATTGCGTGCTCTTTGCCGGGCCGAGTATCCATTACGGGGCGAAAAACTGGTGGGCCACCCTCAGTTATAGCTACCAAGTCTTCGGCAACGAGGTCGATCAAGTGACCAATGGCAAAGCTTACGCCGAGGAAGCCCGCAACGAGACCCGTCTGAAAGTGGGCTTTAACTTCTAACTCCGCCCTCTTCATCGGGATGAAACTCAACACCTTTCTCATCACCCCCGTCGCGCTCATCGGCAGCGCGGTGGCGGGTCATGGCGAGATCTATCTCACCGTGGCGCAGGCGCAGCAGGCCATTTTCCCAGGAAAAACCTGCACCGCGGCCCCCATGACCCTCACGCCCGAGCAGCGCAAAGCCATTGAGGCCGCCTGCAAAGTGCGCGTGCGCCAGGCCGAAGTGCAGGCCTGGAAAGTGGCCGGCGGCGGGTGGTTTATCGTCGATGAAGTCATCGGAAAACACGAATTCATCACCTGGGCCTGCGGCATTCGGGCCGACGGCAGCGTGCAGGGCATCGAGATTATGGAATATCGCGAGACCTACGGCGGCGAGGTGCGCAACCCGAAATGGCGCGCCCAATTCACCGGAAAAACCGTCGCCAGTCCGATCAAACTGGACTCCGATATCCAGAACATCAGCGGAGCCACGCTCTCCTCGAATCACATCACCGAGGGCGTCCGCCGGTTGCTCGCCACCAGCCATGTCGCCCTGCGTTGAACATCGCCGGGCCCGTCCGCTGCTCGGGACCTTCGTCGAGATCAACGCTCGCGGAACCTGCGCCGAAGAGGCGGTCGAGGCCGCATTTGCCGAGATCGAAAAGGTCCATCGGCTGATGAGTTTTCACGATCCGGCGAGTGATGTTTCCCATTTCAATGCCACTCCCGTGGGAAAAAAAATCCGCCTACATCCCTGGACCCATCGGGTCTTGCGCCTCGCCGCGCAGCTTTCGGAGGACAGCGGGGGCGTCTTCGACATCACCGTGGCACCCGCATTGGCCGCGCTGGGTTTTCTCCCCCCGACTCCCCGGCACTCCGGGTCGTGGCGCGATCTGCACCTCCATTCCGATGGAACTGGAATGAAAACGCAACCGCTCACCATCGACCTGGGTGGCATTGCCAAGGGATTCGCCGTGGACGTGGCCGTGCGAAAATTGATGCGTTTCCCCGGTATCGCAGCCGGCCTGGTCAATGCCGGCGGCGATTTGCGAGCCTTCGGTAACGAGCCGTGGCCGGTCGCCATTCGCCACGCCAGCGACCCCGGACAGCGGGCGGCCATAATTCAACTTCAGAACGCCGCCGTGGCCACCAGCGCCGGTTATTATCGAAGCCGCCAGCACGATGGCACTCGGATCACGGCCCTCATTCACGGCATTTCGCGCCAGCCACTTTCCGCCGACGGCAGCGTCTCCGTGATCGCCCCCACAGCCGCCGTCGCCGACGCCCTCACGAAAGTCATCGCCCTGGGTGCATCGCCCAGGATTCTGCGAAAATATCGCGCCCAATCCTACGTGCAGAATCGATTGGCAGTGGCATGAGAGGCGGCTCCTTTAGACTCAGTCGGCGGCATCGAATCGCGCTTTACAGCGTGTTTATCGTCCTCCTGCTCACCGGAATTTTTTGGGCCGGGTTGCATCGTTATGGACAGGTCGAAGGGGAATTTGGCCCCGCTCCTCACCCGGCCGAGCCCTGGATCTTGCGAGCCCACGGCGCGGCGGCCTTTGCCATGCTCGTTCTACTGGGCACGCTCCTCCCGATTCACGTCAAACGCTCCTGGAAAGCCGGCAAAAACCAATTCACCGGCAGCGTCATGCTGACGTTTAATTTCCTGCTCGTTCTCACTGGCTACGGCCTCTATTACGCTGGCAATGAACGCCTGCGCGGCCTCACGAGCTGGCTGCATTGGTGGCTCGGCCTCACGTTTCCCGTGGCGCTGGTCTGGCATATTTACGCGGGCCGCCTCAGCCGCAAACGCCTCCGCGAAACCATCTGATGCAACACGCTCAGGGTGCCGCCGCCAAGTATCGGTTTGACCGTTGGGCCGGGCGATTCGATGATGACCGTCTATGATCGAAAAACCTCTCGTGCCGAAGGAAGGCTGGTATGTGCTACACCTCTTTTACCGCGTCGAGCACGGCCAATGGGAACTGCTCACACCCGAGGAAAAAATTCGCGCCAAGACCGATCTTTCCGAGCTCGTGCAGGAGGCGCGCTCGCTGCCGCAGACGCAGTTGCTAACCTTCAGCATGATCTCGCCGAAAGCCGACCTCGGCTTCATGCTTCTAACCAACGATCTCATCGCCGCAAACGCGCTGGAAAAAAAGCTCTCGCTCTCTCTCGGTGAGGAGATTCTAACTCCGGTTTTTTCCTTTCTCTCGATGACGGAGCGGAGCGAATACACGATGTCCGACGCGGAATACGGCGCATCCGTAACAGAGGAAAAAGGCCATGCCGCCGGATCTCCCGAACACACAGCCGCGATGACCGATTTCACCCAGCGGATGGAGAAATACGCGAAGGACCGGTTGAATCCTAACATGCCCGACTGGCCGGTGTTTTGCTTCTACCCCATGAGCAAACGGCGCGATGCGACTAACAATTGGTATGCGCTCGATTTCGAGGCACGCAAGAAGCTCATGGCGGGTCATGCAAAGGTCGGCCGCACCTATGCGGGACGCGTGCGACAGCTCATCACGGGCTCGACCGGGCTCGACGATGCAGAGTGGGGCGTGACGTTGTTTGCGCACGATTTGTTTGAGATCAAGGCGATCGTTTACGAGATGCGTTTCGATGAAGTGAGCGCGAAGTATGCGGAGTTTGGCGACTTCTTCATCGGTCTGCAAATGCCGCTGAACGAACTCTTTCACCAGCTACGAGTCTAACTCCTATGGACGCGAAGCTCGTTAAGTTAGAGGCGTATCTAGCGGCGCGGGCTCCGATGTTAGTCGCGTTTTCCGGTGGTGTGGATAGCTCATTTCTTCTGGCGGTCGCGCAGCGGGTGTTAGGTAACAATGTGACTGCGATCATCGCCGATTCGCCCAGTCTGCCGCGTGTTTCACTCGGCAAAGCCAAAAAGTTAGCAGCGGAGTTAGGTGCGAATCTGCAAGTGCTGAAAACGACCGAGCTAACACAGGAAGACTACGCCACGAATCCAGTGAATCGGTGCTACTTCTGCAAGGCTGAACTCTTCAA
This is a stretch of genomic DNA from Chthoniobacterales bacterium. It encodes these proteins:
- a CDS encoding glycoside hydrolase family 130 protein, which codes for MKIHPTGVEFRPDSRRVVVRSFISSDPVKVENIIRRALSLTEAEIEAQLALVRADFGDRHIDLDKSWLRHFEKVRPLVPAEVWLSGDRQLFIGALCSGEYALESAALFNPSIVPHPDQTRLETGDLRFILSLRATGEGHISSIEFRTGVIHADHSVTMEKTTPFVTLPELDTNPIFHKATFLHKLTELGLENDWAAAVMGPLEDAFTLQELERQQSLASETQPDSRDVARTMEIMHWLAESNYSIHFNPTTTVSERIIFPVSSNESNGIEDARFVRFVDDKDGSVTYFATYTAYNGRAILPQLIETTDFLHFRIRTLNGRAAQNKGMALFPRRIGGRYAMLSRQDDENLFLMLSDNRHFWSDPQLIQCPTQPWEMVKIGNCGSPIETEEGWIVITHGVGPMRKYCIGAILLDLDDPTKVIGRLAQPLLKPEGIEREGYVPNVVYTCGALAHGGRIILPYGFSDSGATIVSFQICELLDQMLPAV
- a CDS encoding DUF6662 family protein, with product MKKLTLFLTSLAVGLGGFTTPSLHADEHLFGWVRGAETLPAGHFDAYQFVTLRTGKVSGQYHAWDYDTEVEYGITDQFQVGVSVTNHYFNLKNVEELDNGKNLLFGGVEASAKYRLLSPFKDGIGLALRMEGGYLVKDDVGGLDQKEWFINPQIILHKNYLDDTLIFHFNTGVQFAWGKKPAEEYDHELALEAGVGASYRFAPNWFAGVETHFRSEYPKFDMGNFEHCVLFAGPSIHYGAKNWWATLSYSYQVFGNEVDQVTNGKAYAEEARNETRLKVGFNF
- a CDS encoding FMN-binding protein, which gives rise to MKLNTFLITPVALIGSAVAGHGEIYLTVAQAQQAIFPGKTCTAAPMTLTPEQRKAIEAACKVRVRQAEVQAWKVAGGGWFIVDEVIGKHEFITWACGIRADGSVQGIEIMEYRETYGGEVRNPKWRAQFTGKTVASPIKLDSDIQNISGATLSSNHITEGVRRLLATSHVALR
- a CDS encoding FAD:protein FMN transferase; amino-acid sequence: MSPCVEHRRARPLLGTFVEINARGTCAEEAVEAAFAEIEKVHRLMSFHDPASDVSHFNATPVGKKIRLHPWTHRVLRLAAQLSEDSGGVFDITVAPALAALGFLPPTPRHSGSWRDLHLHSDGTGMKTQPLTIDLGGIAKGFAVDVAVRKLMRFPGIAAGLVNAGGDLRAFGNEPWPVAIRHASDPGQRAAIIQLQNAAVATSAGYYRSRQHDGTRITALIHGISRQPLSADGSVSVIAPTAAVADALTKVIALGASPRILRKYRAQSYVQNRLAVA
- a CDS encoding DUF4405 domain-containing protein, which translates into the protein MFIVLLLTGIFWAGLHRYGQVEGEFGPAPHPAEPWILRAHGAAAFAMLVLLGTLLPIHVKRSWKAGKNQFTGSVMLTFNFLLVLTGYGLYYAGNERLRGLTSWLHWWLGLTFPVALVWHIYAGRLSRKRLRETI
- the hemQ gene encoding hydrogen peroxide-dependent heme synthase — its product is MIEKPLVPKEGWYVLHLFYRVEHGQWELLTPEEKIRAKTDLSELVQEARSLPQTQLLTFSMISPKADLGFMLLTNDLIAANALEKKLSLSLGEEILTPVFSFLSMTERSEYTMSDAEYGASVTEEKGHAAGSPEHTAAMTDFTQRMEKYAKDRLNPNMPDWPVFCFYPMSKRRDATNNWYALDFEARKKLMAGHAKVGRTYAGRVRQLITGSTGLDDAEWGVTLFAHDLFEIKAIVYEMRFDEVSAKYAEFGDFFIGLQMPLNELFHQLRV